In Halanaeroarchaeum sp. HSR-CO, one DNA window encodes the following:
- a CDS encoding NADPH:quinone oxidoreductase family protein: protein MRAVAVTEYGDSEVLETVDRDVPDPGPGEVRVAVRAAGINFADIMQRRGHYQGGPRPPYVPGLEVAGVVDAVGEGVGRDVGDEVMGFAETGGYAEYALANAAGLFDLPEGMSFAEGAGFPVQFLTAHNCLFEWGGLESDESVLIHAAAGGVGTAAVQLADAAGAIVFGTASTPEKLELAADLGCDHPIQYTAADFVEQVRDRTEDGVDLVLDGIGGETTTASLKALSHFGRMVSFGAASGEPGRPNTSDLLFNNHTVIGYHLGQAMARDPTRVLQAVPKLTERLESGALSVIVGREFDLEEAATAQQFIEDRESTGKVVLRP from the coding sequence ATGCGAGCGGTAGCGGTGACGGAGTACGGCGACAGCGAGGTACTGGAGACCGTCGACCGAGACGTCCCCGACCCGGGGCCAGGCGAGGTCCGCGTCGCGGTCAGGGCGGCGGGGATCAATTTCGCGGATATCATGCAGCGGCGGGGCCACTACCAGGGCGGTCCCCGTCCGCCGTACGTCCCCGGTCTGGAGGTTGCGGGGGTCGTCGACGCCGTCGGTGAGGGCGTCGGTCGTGACGTGGGCGACGAGGTCATGGGATTCGCCGAGACGGGCGGGTACGCGGAGTACGCCCTCGCCAACGCGGCCGGGTTGTTCGACCTGCCCGAGGGGATGTCCTTCGCCGAGGGGGCAGGGTTCCCCGTGCAGTTCCTCACGGCCCACAACTGCCTCTTCGAGTGGGGCGGGCTGGAATCTGACGAATCCGTCCTGATCCACGCGGCGGCCGGCGGCGTCGGAACCGCCGCCGTCCAGCTTGCGGACGCCGCAGGGGCGATCGTCTTCGGGACCGCTTCGACGCCCGAAAAGCTGGAGCTCGCCGCCGACCTCGGCTGTGATCATCCCATCCAGTACACGGCGGCGGATTTCGTCGAGCAGGTTCGGGACAGGACCGAAGACGGCGTGGACCTCGTGCTCGACGGTATCGGTGGCGAGACGACTACGGCGAGTCTGAAAGCGCTCTCTCACTTCGGCCGGATGGTCTCCTTCGGGGCCGCCTCCGGTGAACCCGGTCGTCCCAACACGAGCGATCTCCTGTTCAACAACCATACGGTAATCGGCTACCACCTCGGGCAGGCGATGGCGCGCGATCCGACACGGGTCCTCCAGGCGGTCCCGAAACTGACGGAGCGACTCGAATCCGGCGCCCTGTCGGTCATCGTCGGACGGGAATTCGACCTCGAGGAGGCTGCCACGGCCCAGCAGTTCATCGAGGACCGGGAATCCACGGGGAAGGTCGTATTGCGCCCCTGA
- the aroA gene encoding 3-phosphoshikimate 1-carboxyvinyltransferase, producing the protein MDITVTRSTVAGRARAPPSKSYTHRAILAAGYAEGALVRQGLVSADTRATMRAVEHFGGNVTNRDGVLDIEGFDGRPSVPADVIDCANSGTTIRLATAAAALADGTTVLTGDESLRSRPHGPLLDAVGQLDGTARSTRGNGQAPLVVDGPITGGTVEIPGDVSSQFITALLMAGAVTEKGVDVSLTTALKSSPYVDITLDVLSTFGVTARRTSDGYSVPGDQFYEPTDGEYTVPGDFSSASYLLAAGAVAGDDEVVVTGAFPNPQGDTAIVDILRDMGADIEWNEADGVVRVRRSDLSGTTVDVGDTPDLLPTVAVLGAVADGTTRIENCEHVRYKETDRVTAMAEALTAMGASVAEERDVLTIHGGETDLEGTRVDGRADHRIVMSLAVAGLVADGETTIAGAEHVDVSFPDFFDLLYELGATVDE; encoded by the coding sequence ATGGACATCACTGTCACACGATCGACGGTCGCGGGCCGTGCCCGTGCCCCGCCGTCGAAGAGTTACACTCACCGCGCCATCCTCGCGGCGGGCTATGCCGAGGGGGCGCTGGTCCGGCAGGGGCTCGTCAGTGCCGACACGCGCGCCACCATGCGCGCGGTCGAGCACTTCGGCGGGAACGTCACGAATCGAGATGGCGTGCTCGACATCGAGGGCTTCGACGGGCGACCGTCGGTCCCGGCGGACGTGATCGACTGTGCCAACAGCGGCACGACGATCCGACTCGCGACCGCGGCCGCCGCACTCGCCGATGGAACGACCGTCCTCACGGGGGACGAATCGCTTCGCTCGCGACCGCACGGACCGCTCCTCGACGCCGTCGGCCAACTCGACGGCACGGCTCGTAGCACCCGGGGGAACGGGCAGGCGCCGCTCGTCGTCGACGGGCCGATCACCGGGGGGACCGTCGAGATCCCCGGCGACGTCTCCTCGCAGTTCATCACCGCCCTGCTCATGGCGGGGGCAGTCACCGAGAAGGGCGTGGACGTCTCGTTGACGACGGCGCTCAAGTCCTCACCGTACGTCGACATCACCCTCGACGTCCTCTCGACGTTCGGGGTGACGGCCCGCCGAACGAGCGACGGGTATTCGGTCCCGGGCGACCAGTTCTACGAGCCGACGGACGGCGAGTACACCGTTCCCGGCGACTTCTCGTCGGCCTCGTACCTGCTCGCTGCAGGAGCGGTGGCCGGCGACGACGAGGTCGTCGTCACCGGCGCATTCCCCAACCCGCAGGGAGACACGGCCATCGTCGATATCCTGAGAGACATGGGCGCGGACATCGAGTGGAACGAGGCCGACGGTGTCGTTCGCGTTCGGCGCTCCGACCTGTCAGGGACGACAGTCGACGTCGGCGACACACCCGACCTGCTCCCGACCGTGGCGGTGCTCGGGGCAGTCGCCGACGGAACGACGCGGATCGAGAACTGCGAGCACGTCCGGTACAAGGAGACAGACCGGGTGACGGCCATGGCCGAAGCACTGACTGCGATGGGAGCCTCCGTAGCGGAAGAACGCGACGTACTCACCATCCACGGTGGCGAGACCGACCTGGAGGGAACGCGTGTCGATGGTCGGGCCGACCACCGGATCGTCATGTCCCTCGCCGTGGCAGGACTCGTCGCCGATGGCGAGACGACCATCGCTGGCGCCGAACACGTCGACGTCTCCTTCCCCGATTTCTTCGACCTCCTCTACGAGCTGGGTGCGACAGTCGACGAGTAA
- a CDS encoding thiamine pyrophosphate-binding protein produces the protein MTAEYTGADLFVDALERYGVDHVFGNPGTTELPVLEALGDSDLEYVLGLHEDIAVGMAAGYAQTRRYHAHHDESINPVGVVNLHITPGLAHGIGNVYAASFTGAPVVVTAGNHERDFRHEEPILHGDLERLVDQFTKWSDEVLDVAALPTMLRRAVRVALTPPTGPVFLALPADVMRSPTEPDAIEPLGPIPNAGGGDPQQIGHAADLIATAGDPILVLGDAVARTRGGVEAAVSFAEAAGARVHGEMLACEVTFPTRHDLWVSHIPPREDVARLLVDGDVVVFVGTSTHTTLLPHEGDLLDPETTVVHVGEDHWEIGKNHPADAAVVGDPALVLERLAEILRDRIGADERERRVERVRRLTESLEPTIESMGVDERPEGETRVGKHQLVDALSTVAGDAFLVDEGVTAKYPLLLRFEMEPEQFISNKGGGLGYGLPASVGAALAESLRDEPRDVVGYVGDGSYLYYPQAIYSAVRADLALTVVVPDNRNYRILKDNALQLFGGEADDRNFVGMDFDPPVNLVTNAESHGARGHRVETPDELESTVQDAIQHEGVDVVDVLVYD, from the coding sequence ATGACAGCGGAATACACGGGCGCCGACCTGTTCGTCGATGCGCTCGAACGGTACGGCGTCGACCACGTCTTCGGCAATCCCGGCACGACCGAACTCCCGGTCCTCGAGGCGCTCGGGGACAGCGACCTGGAGTACGTGTTGGGGTTGCATGAGGACATCGCCGTCGGGATGGCCGCGGGATACGCTCAGACCCGCCGTTACCACGCCCATCACGACGAATCTATCAATCCGGTCGGCGTCGTCAACCTCCACATCACGCCGGGGCTCGCACACGGTATCGGGAACGTTTACGCCGCGAGTTTCACGGGCGCCCCGGTGGTCGTCACGGCGGGCAATCACGAGCGTGATTTCCGCCACGAAGAGCCGATCCTGCACGGCGACCTGGAACGGTTGGTCGATCAGTTCACCAAGTGGAGCGACGAGGTCCTGGACGTGGCCGCGTTACCGACGATGCTCCGGCGTGCGGTCCGCGTCGCGCTCACGCCGCCGACCGGTCCAGTCTTCCTCGCGCTCCCGGCGGACGTGATGCGGTCTCCGACCGAACCCGATGCGATCGAACCACTCGGCCCCATCCCGAACGCCGGCGGTGGTGACCCCCAGCAGATCGGCCATGCCGCCGACCTGATCGCGACGGCCGGTGACCCGATTCTGGTGCTAGGCGACGCGGTGGCCCGAACCCGCGGTGGCGTCGAGGCCGCCGTCTCGTTCGCCGAAGCTGCCGGCGCCAGGGTCCACGGAGAGATGCTCGCCTGCGAGGTCACGTTCCCCACTCGTCACGACCTCTGGGTCTCTCACATTCCGCCCAGGGAGGACGTGGCCCGGCTACTCGTCGACGGCGACGTGGTCGTCTTCGTCGGTACCTCGACACACACTACCCTCCTGCCGCACGAGGGGGACCTGCTCGACCCCGAAACCACAGTCGTCCACGTCGGCGAGGACCACTGGGAGATCGGAAAGAACCACCCCGCCGACGCCGCTGTCGTCGGCGATCCGGCCCTCGTCCTGGAACGACTCGCAGAAATTTTGCGGGATCGAATCGGTGCCGACGAACGTGAGCGACGTGTCGAGCGGGTGCGACGACTCACGGAGTCCCTCGAACCGACCATCGAATCGATGGGCGTGGACGAACGCCCGGAGGGCGAGACCCGCGTGGGGAAACATCAGCTCGTCGACGCGCTCTCGACGGTCGCCGGCGACGCGTTCCTCGTCGACGAGGGAGTCACCGCGAAGTATCCACTCTTGCTCCGGTTCGAGATGGAACCCGAGCAGTTCATCTCCAACAAGGGCGGTGGCCTCGGGTACGGCCTCCCGGCCTCGGTCGGCGCGGCCCTGGCGGAATCACTCAGGGACGAGCCGCGAGACGTCGTCGGGTACGTCGGCGATGGGTCGTACCTCTACTACCCTCAGGCCATCTATAGTGCGGTCCGGGCGGATCTGGCCCTCACCGTCGTCGTTCCGGACAACCGCAACTACCGCATCCTGAAGGACAACGCCCTCCAGCTGTTCGGCGGCGAGGCGGACGACCGTAACTTCGTGGGGATGGACTTCGATCCGCCGGTGAACCTCGTTACGAACGCCGAGAGCCACGGCGCGCGCGGCCATCGCGTAGAGACGCCGGACGAACTCGAATCGACGGTACAGGACGCGATACAGCACGAGGGCGTCGACGTCGTGGACGTGCTCGTCTACGACTGA
- a CDS encoding prephenate dehydrogenase/arogenate dehydrogenase family protein has translation MDVLIVGAGAVGRWVATVLDGPVAFADADEDAAVNAAAERSDARAVPLDGDQTFDVVCVAVPMRAATDVIETQADRANRALVDCTGSMEAPLDVMASVAPDLERVSYHPLFAPEHAPGRIAVSTGEGGPTTDALTAAFEAADNELVTVSATEHDEAMRTIQGRTHAAILAFGLAAEEVPDELSTPVFADLEALRDRVTGGTPGVYADIQDVFDGAEAIAAAASQIADADREAFAALYDDAR, from the coding sequence ATGGACGTGCTCATCGTCGGTGCCGGTGCCGTCGGCCGCTGGGTCGCGACGGTCCTGGACGGCCCCGTCGCGTTTGCAGACGCAGACGAGGACGCAGCCGTGAACGCGGCAGCCGAGCGGTCCGACGCTCGGGCGGTCCCCCTCGATGGAGACCAGACCTTCGACGTCGTCTGCGTCGCCGTTCCGATGCGGGCCGCGACCGATGTGATCGAGACCCAGGCAGATCGGGCGAATCGAGCGCTGGTCGACTGTACGGGCTCGATGGAGGCGCCGCTCGACGTGATGGCATCGGTCGCCCCCGACCTCGAGCGTGTCAGCTATCATCCGCTGTTCGCCCCGGAACACGCTCCGGGTCGCATCGCCGTTTCGACCGGCGAGGGCGGACCGACGACCGACGCCCTCACCGCGGCGTTCGAGGCCGCGGACAACGAACTCGTCACGGTGAGCGCCACGGAACACGACGAGGCGATGCGGACGATTCAGGGTCGAACCCACGCCGCCATCCTCGCGTTCGGACTCGCCGCGGAGGAAGTTCCCGACGAGCTCTCCACGCCCGTGTTCGCAGACCTCGAGGCTCTCAGGGACCGGGTGACCGGTGGAACGCCCGGCGTCTACGCGGACATCCAGGACGTCTTCGACGGCGCAGAAGCGATAGCGGCGGCCGCCAGCCAAATCGCCGACGCGGACCGGGAGGCGTTCGCAGCCCTCTACGACGATGCCCGTTGA
- a CDS encoding Xaa-Pro peptidase family protein, translated as MDVDFSRLDEALANRGLDGHLLDADATLADQRYLSGFDAPDPFLTLYTPDRTALLVSSMEYGRARVESRADDVRQFPDYDRRDLDDEYGSKGGRARAIVAFLEEFDVTSVSTNARFPLETADNLRDLGVRVEPDSADAVERTRAVKTETEIASIQEAQRANEAAMAEAERLIAEATVEDGVLQADGEPLTSERVRRAIETTLLEHGCALDETIVASGTDAAVPHDRGSGPIHVDDPVIVDIFPRDKTTRYHSDMTRTFLRGTPSDEVAEFHELTRAAKAAALDAVEPGVTGEAVHDAACEVYEAAGYPTLRTDEGTDRGYIHSTGHGVGLEVHERPRIGRNGEELEPGHVITIEPGLYDPAIGGVRIEDIVVVTADGYENLTDYPEDLVV; from the coding sequence ATGGACGTCGACTTCTCTCGACTCGACGAGGCCCTCGCCAACCGGGGCCTCGACGGGCATCTCCTCGACGCGGACGCGACACTCGCCGATCAGCGCTACCTGTCCGGCTTCGACGCACCGGACCCGTTTCTCACGCTCTACACCCCCGATCGGACCGCGCTCCTCGTCTCCTCGATGGAGTACGGGCGCGCCCGGGTCGAGAGTCGAGCGGACGATGTCCGGCAGTTTCCCGATTACGACCGGCGGGACCTCGACGACGAGTACGGCTCGAAGGGAGGGCGGGCCCGGGCCATCGTCGCCTTTCTCGAGGAGTTCGACGTGACGTCGGTATCGACCAACGCCCGGTTCCCACTGGAAACGGCCGACAACCTCCGTGACCTCGGCGTGCGGGTCGAGCCGGATTCGGCGGACGCCGTCGAACGGACGCGTGCGGTCAAGACCGAGACGGAGATAGCGTCCATCCAGGAAGCCCAGCGGGCCAACGAGGCGGCGATGGCCGAAGCGGAGCGGCTCATCGCCGAGGCCACGGTCGAGGACGGCGTCCTCCAGGCGGACGGCGAACCGCTGACGAGCGAGCGGGTCCGGCGGGCCATCGAGACGACGCTGCTCGAACATGGCTGTGCCCTCGACGAGACGATCGTCGCCTCGGGTACCGATGCCGCCGTACCCCACGACCGCGGTAGCGGGCCGATCCACGTCGACGACCCCGTCATCGTCGACATCTTCCCCCGGGACAAGACGACGCGCTATCATTCCGACATGACGCGAACGTTCCTTCGCGGAACGCCGAGCGACGAGGTAGCCGAGTTCCACGAACTGACCCGGGCGGCGAAGGCGGCCGCCCTCGACGCCGTCGAACCAGGGGTCACCGGCGAGGCGGTCCACGATGCGGCGTGCGAGGTCTACGAGGCTGCCGGCTACCCGACGCTCCGAACCGACGAGGGGACCGACCGCGGGTACATCCACAGTACCGGTCACGGCGTCGGCCTCGAGGTCCACGAGCGACCGCGGATCGGCCGGAACGGCGAGGAACTCGAACCCGGACACGTCATCACTATCGAACCTGGGCTGTACGACCCCGCCATCGGCGGCGTCAGGATCGAGGACATCGTGGTCGTGACCGCGGACGGGTACGAGAACCTGACCGACTACCCCGAGGATCTGGTCGTCTGA